The DNA sequence TCGAAACGCTTGCTGAGCTTGAAACTATCTAAAACCTGTGGCAGGTTAATCGCCTGCGCCTGGGTGATGTTTCCTGGAACCGACACCAGCGTAATCTTTCGCTCACTGGTTTTCACCTGATTTTCAGGAACAAAATTTTTCGGCGCTGGAAACTGGACGAGGTTTGTTCGCAAGAACCGACCGGCTTCATTTTCGGCGTCTTTCAGGTAAAATTCATCGTAATCCCAAAAGAACATCGCACGTTTCTGATTCTCTAACTTCTTAAAAATCGCCTTCTCGCAATTATTCAGGGCATTAAATCCAATGAAAATGTATTTACCGGCACTCAGTGTTTCAGGCAAATCTTCGGTCAATCCTTCAGCAACTTCGCGGTAAATCATTCCTGAATAAGCAATGTCATTCTGTTTCAAAGCCTTTCTGAATCGGTGATAGATTTCGGCTAGCTTAATCCAGATGCCGATAAATTTATCTTTATTGAACGAATTGGGTACCTTTTCCAGATTGCCCCAAAACTCTTCAATTGCCCGTTTCTGTTCATCAGTCAGATAGTCAAACTGATTTTCGAGCTCTTTCAGGTCGGCAATATTGCGGAACAAATCGTCTGCATTCAACAAATATTTGTCAATGTCGTCGAAATCGGCCAACAAAATTTCGCCCCAAAAGAAAAATTCATCCAACGGCTCCTGATGTCCGGTTACTTTGCTGTAAACCTCCTGAAGTTTTAAAACCAGCAAAACCTGATCGGCTTGCTGCAAGCCGGTTAGCGACGAAATAAGTTCGTTAATGGTGATTATTTCAGGTGAAAGAATTGGCTTTTCAACCAGTTCGTTGAGGTAAGCAGTAAAAAATACGCCTGCTCTCCTACCCGGAAAAACAAGGCAATATTCGCTTAATTCTGAACGGTAATTGGTATATAAATAGTTAGCAACCTGCTTTAAGAATGGGTTCATTAGAAATATGATCTTTGATTCAATTGATAGCCTTCGTCGAATTATCAGGCTTAAAGGTAAAATTAAATATCTTCCAAATTGTTAAAGAAATCGAATCACATTATTAAACTAAATATTTTTATGAGTTAAAATTGCTTGCGACAATACCTAAATCTCAAATACAGATAGCCCGAAGGGCTTCTATGACAATAGAAAAACCAAATCAGGGGAAATAATTGCCCGTAGGGCATTAACAATTGAGATTCCTTAAAGCTACTCAAAATCATATTTTTAGCACGACCAAAAAATTGTACTTTTACTTATCGATTAAATCCATTAACACCATATTTCATGGCAAACACTTATACACAATTGTATATACATTATGTATTTGCGGTACAAAATCGGCTATCATTAATCAATGATAACTGGCAAAGCGACCTTTACAAGTATATGAATGGAATCATAGAACAACAGGGGCATAAACCATTTGTGATTAATGGCATGCCTGATCATGTACATGTTCTTGTGAGCATGAGTCCAAAACAAGCACCTTCAGATTTGATGTTTCATATTAAAAGAAGTTCTTCATTGTGGATTAACAAGCATAAGTTTGTAGCTGGTATATTCTCATGGCAGGAGGGTTTTGGAGCATTCACCTATGGGAAATCGCAGTTGCCCAATATATCCAGATATATAGACAACCAGCAAAAACATCATCAGAAACACACCTTTTATGAAGAATATTTAGATTTTTTGAAAGCTTTTGAAATCAAATATGATGAACGTTATATCTTTAAACCAATTGATTAATTCTTTTGTTAATTCCCTACGGGAAAACATCTTTATTAGCTAATTTAATTTCTATTGTCATAAATCTCCTACGGAGAATTAAATTCCATCAACACACTATATATTAGACATTTAAAATTTAATTCATGAAAAAACTCGTTTTAGGAATAATAGTTATTTGCTTCTTTAATAATTTAATTTTTGCACAAGACCGCATCACAGGGCAAACTTTCGCGACCCGTTCGGAAGTGATTGCCCAACACGGCATGGCCTGCACCAGTCAACCACTGGCCACACAGGCGGCACTTGATATTCTGAAAGCTGGTGGAAATGCCATTGACGCAGCCATTGCAGCAAATGCTGTTTTGGGATTGGTTGAGCCTACTGGCAACGGCATTGGCGGCGATTTGTTCGCCATTGTATGGGATGCCAAAACTCAGAAACTATACGGACTTAATGCCAGTGGACGGTCGCCATACGACCTGAACCTTCAGTATTTTATTGATCGTGGAATTAAAAAAGTGCCGTCACATGGTCCACTTTCTGTTTCGGTGCCGGGATGTGTTGATGGATGGTTCGAACTAAACAAAAAATTCGGAAAACTCCCGATGTCCGAAATCCTGAAACCAGCGATTAATTATGCCCGCGAAGGATTTCCGTTAACTGAAGTAATTGCCTATTACTGGAAATCGAACTCCAAACTTCTGGAAAACTACACTGGCTTTAAGGAGATTTATATGCCCGGAGGAAAAGCTCCGGCAAAAGGCGAAATTTTTAAAAACCCATATCTGGCAGCTACTCTGCAAAAAATTGCTGATGGCGGACGGGATACTTTTTACAAAGGTGAAATCGCTCAAAAAATTGTGGATTACGTGAGAAGTGAAGGTGGATTTTTCAGCATGCGCGATTTTGCCGATCACCATTCGGATTGGATTGAACCCGTTTCGACCAATTACCGCGGGTATGATGTTTGGGAATTGCCACCAAACGGGCAGGGAATTGCGGTTTTGCAAATTCTGAATGTGTTGGAAAAATACGATATTAAATCGATGGGATTTGGCAGCGCCGAATACGTCCACACCTTTGTGGAAGCCAAAAAACTGGCCTTTGAAGATCGGGCTAAATTTTATGCCGATCCTGATTTCAATAAACTGCCGATCAAAGGTTTAATCTCGAAAGAATATGCCACAGAAAGAAATAAACTCATCAATCCCGACCGCGCTGCAAAGATTCTTCCGGCCGGAAATCCGGAACATGGAAACACCATTTACCTGACAACTGCCGATAAGGATGGAAACATGGTTTCGCTCATCCAGAGCAATTACCGTGGAATGGGTTCCGGAATGACTCCCGGAAAACTGGGTTTTGTACTTCAGGATCGGGGTGAGATGTTTTCGCTCGATCCCAATCACCTGAATAAATTTGAACCGCACAAACGTCCGTTTCAAACCATTATTCCGGCATTTATTACCAAAGATGATAAGCCGTATATCAGTTTTGGACTCATGGGCGGATCAATGCAACCGCAAGGACATGTTCAGATCATTGTCAATTTAATCGACTTCGGAATGAACCTTCAGGAAGCAGGCGATGCGCCACGAATTTGCCATGAAGGATCGAGCGAACCCACCGATGAAAAAATGACGGACGGCGGAATTGTTTACCTCGAAAGCGGGTTCGATTATGGAACGGTACGCAAATTGTTAGGGAAAGGACATTTGATTCAATATACCAACGGAATTTACGGGGGTTATCAGGCAATCAAATGGGATGATCAGAATAAGGTTTATTTCGGTGCTTCTGAATCGCGAAAAGACGGACAGGCTGCCGGATATTGAAGGATTGAATTATTGAAGAACTGAAAGCCAATTTGGCAAAAGCAACCAAAACCGCATTTTAAATGTCTTAGTAACAAATAAAATAAGCTACATGAAAACAAAAATTTTAGCACTATTCATTGCATTGCTTCCATTGATGGCGATGAGTCAGGAAGTTATCCAGGGCAAAGAAACCCCTTACATCGAAGTGGTTGGAAACGGTGAAATGGAAATCATTCCTGACCAGATTTACATTTCGTTTACGCTGAAGGAACGGTTTGAAGGGAAAAAGAAAATCGAAATTGAAGATCAGGAAAAAGAACTCAAGAAACGACTGATGAAACTTGAAATCGATTTGGCCGATTTACAATTGGCTGATGCAAACTCAGATTTCATCAAAATCAAGCGTAAAAAGAATGACGTAATTGCATCTAAAGACTATATCCTGAAAGTCACTTCAACTGGTACGCTAGCCAAAGTCTTTGATTTATTGGATGAGATTGATGCGTTCAATGCAGGCATTCAACGGGTTGACCATTCAAAAATTAAAGATTTCCGTAAAGAGGTAAAAATGCAGGCGGTTCAGGATGCTAAAGCAAAAGCAGGTTATTTATTGTCAGCTATTGGTGAAACTGTTGGCAAACCACTTTTCATTCAGGAACGCGAATCATATGACGAAATTCAACCTATGATGCGAAAAGCTGTGATGATGAATATGGCAATGGATGCAGCCCCAGCAGAAGAAGCCTTACCCGAATTATCATTCCAGAAAATAAAACTGAAATACGCTGTGTTTGCACGGTTCGCCATTAAGTAAACAGGGCAAAAGATAAAAAGGAAAGGGCAAAAGTAGAAATTCCACTTTTGCCCTTTTCCTTTATACTTTGTGTTGAAGCTATTTTCCACTTCTGACTTTCTTCACCATTTCAGGTGTTACCGGGTCAAAATTATTTCCAAAACTCGACCGCACATACGATAGAACATCGGCCAGTTGCTCATCGGTAAGTTGGGCATGCGAAGGCATAAAATTCTTATAAACTTCGCCGTTCACTTCAATTTTTCCGCTCAGTCCTTTCATCATAATGGCGATCAACTCTTTCGAATCGTTACCAACCCAACTTCCAGGAGTCAATGGCGGATGCATACCCGGAACACCCGATCCGTCGGCCTGATGACAACTTAAACAATATTGAGCATAGACCGCTTTTCCCGGATGTTCCTTTTCGCCAGAAGCCGTTGGCAAACTTTTACTGATTTCAGTGGCTAGATTTTCAGCACTAACCGGAGCTACTTTTTTGTTTTCAGAAGCATTTTGACAGGAAGCAAACCACAC is a window from the Aquipluma nitroreducens genome containing:
- the tnpA gene encoding IS200/IS605 family transposase gives rise to the protein MANTYTQLYIHYVFAVQNRLSLINDNWQSDLYKYMNGIIEQQGHKPFVINGMPDHVHVLVSMSPKQAPSDLMFHIKRSSSLWINKHKFVAGIFSWQEGFGAFTYGKSQLPNISRYIDNQQKHHQKHTFYEEYLDFLKAFEIKYDERYIFKPID
- the ggt gene encoding gamma-glutamyltransferase — translated: MKKLVLGIIVICFFNNLIFAQDRITGQTFATRSEVIAQHGMACTSQPLATQAALDILKAGGNAIDAAIAANAVLGLVEPTGNGIGGDLFAIVWDAKTQKLYGLNASGRSPYDLNLQYFIDRGIKKVPSHGPLSVSVPGCVDGWFELNKKFGKLPMSEILKPAINYAREGFPLTEVIAYYWKSNSKLLENYTGFKEIYMPGGKAPAKGEIFKNPYLAATLQKIADGGRDTFYKGEIAQKIVDYVRSEGGFFSMRDFADHHSDWIEPVSTNYRGYDVWELPPNGQGIAVLQILNVLEKYDIKSMGFGSAEYVHTFVEAKKLAFEDRAKFYADPDFNKLPIKGLISKEYATERNKLINPDRAAKILPAGNPEHGNTIYLTTADKDGNMVSLIQSNYRGMGSGMTPGKLGFVLQDRGEMFSLDPNHLNKFEPHKRPFQTIIPAFITKDDKPYISFGLMGGSMQPQGHVQIIVNLIDFGMNLQEAGDAPRICHEGSSEPTDEKMTDGGIVYLESGFDYGTVRKLLGKGHLIQYTNGIYGGYQAIKWDDQNKVYFGASESRKDGQAAGY
- a CDS encoding SIMPL domain-containing protein, with the protein product MKTKILALFIALLPLMAMSQEVIQGKETPYIEVVGNGEMEIIPDQIYISFTLKERFEGKKKIEIEDQEKELKKRLMKLEIDLADLQLADANSDFIKIKRKKNDVIASKDYILKVTSTGTLAKVFDLLDEIDAFNAGIQRVDHSKIKDFRKEVKMQAVQDAKAKAGYLLSAIGETVGKPLFIQERESYDEIQPMMRKAVMMNMAMDAAPAEEALPELSFQKIKLKYAVFARFAIK
- a CDS encoding c-type cytochrome; translated protein: MSKIYKRLIYCVLISVWFASCQNASENKKVAPVSAENLATEISKSLPTASGEKEHPGKAVYAQYCLSCHQADGSGVPGMHPPLTPGSWVGNDSKELIAIMMKGLSGKIEVNGEVYKNFMPSHAQLTDEQLADVLSYVRSSFGNNFDPVTPEMVKKVRSGK